The Candidatus Baltobacteraceae bacterium genome has a window encoding:
- a CDS encoding peptide ABC transporter substrate-binding protein, whose product MRYAVFVALSLALLTGCTRTASTGAGGRHPWTVPHVLRIADLSDPDHLNPYLSEMDVTYDVSSLIYSYLVVADDRGRLIGDLASTVPSLTNGGISRDGRTYVYRLRRGVLWHDGAAFTSKDVVASWHAVIDPHNNTFEHEGYDRVASIDAPDAYTVVVHLRDRYPPFVSRFFAPLQEGGKPILPAHVLGSEGSFNTGTLSAHPVGTGPFEFVSWERSDRIVLKRFDRYFRGRPKLERIELRFIPTDQTIANELQAHRLDLIVAPQTSLLSTYKAVPGVFVSTAPWNTQAALIINASKPALHDLAVREAIADSVPYDDILRDVTFGLYEQARNVVAPTSIGYEVLPLRRQDLSAANHVLDARGWRRGSDGIRARDGVRLEITVATIAGFTNAQRALLLLQAALHETGVALAIKNYPYRTIFAPDGPVYGGTYDTAFYSNTINWDPDISNFVGCDRWYPKGQNIYRFCDPRLDALELAGLRSDDPAVRAPVYRRANLLMWNDVPYIPVYEGRRLIVRSDDLRNYRPNTTATPWWNAWEWDI is encoded by the coding sequence ATGAGGTATGCCGTATTTGTTGCACTGTCGCTCGCGCTGCTGACCGGATGCACGCGCACCGCGTCGACGGGAGCGGGTGGGCGTCATCCCTGGACCGTCCCGCACGTGCTGCGCATCGCCGATCTTTCCGATCCCGATCATCTCAATCCGTATCTCTCGGAGATGGACGTCACCTACGACGTCTCGTCGCTGATCTATTCGTATCTCGTCGTCGCCGACGATCGTGGACGCCTCATCGGCGATCTCGCGTCGACCGTACCGAGCCTAACCAACGGCGGGATCTCGCGCGACGGGCGAACGTACGTGTATCGTTTACGTCGCGGCGTGCTGTGGCACGACGGCGCAGCGTTTACGTCCAAGGACGTCGTCGCTTCCTGGCACGCGGTGATCGATCCGCACAATAATACCTTCGAACACGAAGGCTACGACCGCGTCGCTTCGATTGATGCTCCCGATGCTTACACGGTCGTGGTGCATTTGCGCGATCGCTATCCTCCTTTCGTTTCGCGCTTCTTCGCGCCGCTGCAAGAGGGCGGAAAACCAATTCTGCCCGCGCACGTGCTCGGGAGCGAAGGGAGTTTCAACACCGGAACGCTCTCCGCCCATCCCGTCGGAACGGGACCGTTTGAGTTCGTTTCGTGGGAGCGCAGCGACCGCATCGTGCTAAAACGCTTCGATCGCTACTTTAGGGGGCGCCCGAAGCTCGAGCGCATCGAGCTGCGCTTCATTCCTACCGACCAGACGATAGCCAACGAACTGCAAGCGCACCGGCTCGATCTGATCGTCGCGCCTCAAACCTCGCTGCTCTCGACGTACAAAGCCGTACCGGGGGTCTTCGTGAGTACCGCCCCGTGGAACACTCAAGCCGCGCTGATCATCAACGCGAGCAAACCTGCGTTGCACGACCTTGCGGTGCGCGAAGCGATTGCGGATAGCGTTCCCTATGACGACATCCTTCGCGACGTTACCTTTGGTTTGTACGAACAGGCGCGCAATGTCGTCGCTCCTACCTCGATCGGTTACGAAGTGTTACCGCTGCGTCGCCAAGACCTTTCAGCCGCAAACCACGTTTTAGACGCGCGGGGGTGGCGCCGAGGGTCCGACGGAATCAGAGCTCGCGACGGCGTGCGGCTCGAGATCACCGTAGCGACGATCGCCGGCTTCACCAACGCACAGCGCGCGCTGCTTTTGCTTCAGGCGGCGCTGCACGAAACCGGCGTGGCGCTGGCCATCAAGAACTATCCCTACCGCACGATCTTCGCGCCCGACGGGCCGGTCTACGGCGGAACCTATGACACGGCGTTCTACAGCAACACGATCAATTGGGATCCCGACATCTCGAACTTCGTCGGCTGCGATCGTTGGTACCCCAAGGGACAAAACATTTATCGTTTCTGCGACCCGCGACTTGACGCTTTGGAGCTCGCGGGACTGCGGAGCGACGATCCGGCGGTTCGCGCGCCGGTTTACCGAAGAGCTAACCTGTTGATGTGGAACGACGTCCCCTATATTCCGGTGTATGAGGGCAGACGTTTGATCGTGCGATCGGATGATTTACGCAACTACCGCCCGAACACGACGGCCACACCGTGGTGGAACGCTTGGGAGTGGGATATATAA
- a CDS encoding bifunctional nuclease family protein, whose product MGTTLLEAPVADASDNADMRQMKVDKLGIDLLTHDPVVILKDMDGSHYLPILIGPFEATAIALALEGAPVPRPLSHDLMRNILETLNANLEQVVIHDIKDSTFFAKLVVRTNGDLQEIDARPSDGIALALRVQAPIFVSDKIVLEEATAEKKPANDNEMQRFKKFLDDLKPSDFNR is encoded by the coding sequence ATGGGTACAACGCTCTTGGAGGCACCGGTGGCGGACGCGTCGGATAACGCTGACATGCGGCAGATGAAGGTCGACAAACTGGGGATCGACCTCTTGACACACGACCCCGTGGTCATTCTCAAGGACATGGACGGATCGCACTATCTGCCCATCCTCATCGGTCCGTTCGAGGCAACCGCAATCGCACTGGCGTTGGAAGGCGCACCGGTACCTCGGCCGCTATCGCACGATCTCATGCGTAACATCCTCGAGACGCTCAACGCTAACCTCGAGCAAGTCGTCATTCACGACATCAAGGACTCGACGTTCTTCGCAAAGCTGGTCGTGCGGACCAACGGCGACCTTCAAGAAATCGACGCGCGCCCGTCCGACGGCATCGCGCTTGCCTTGCGCGTGCAAGCGCCGATCTTCGTCTCCGACAAGATCGTCCTCGAGGAGGCGACCGCGGAAAAGAAGCCGGCCAACGACAACGAGATGCAGCGCTTCAAGAAGTTTCTCGACGACTTGAAGCCCTCAGATTTCAACCGTTAA
- a CDS encoding S-methyl-5'-thioadenosine phosphorylase, producing the protein MEQSAEIGVFGGSGFYSLLERPQEQWIETPYGLPSDTVHLGEIAGRRIAFLPRHGRDHRFPPHKINYRANMYAMKSLGVKWIVGPTASGSLKAGYKPGSMVVCDQFVDRTSGRVDTFYDGPRTTHVSVADPYCPTLRPIAISALRSLGIETHERGTVVVIQGPRFSTRAESKWFQDQGWEVINMTQYPECYLARELEMCYVNISLITDYDVGLEGMPPVSHVEVIEIFNKNNARVKEAIGTIVAGVPVGADCSCRHALDTARL; encoded by the coding sequence ATGGAACAAAGCGCCGAAATCGGAGTTTTTGGAGGATCGGGCTTCTACTCGCTGCTGGAACGTCCGCAAGAGCAATGGATCGAGACGCCCTACGGTTTGCCGAGCGATACGGTACACCTCGGCGAGATCGCCGGGCGACGCATCGCTTTTCTGCCGCGACATGGACGCGATCATCGGTTCCCTCCGCACAAAATCAACTATCGTGCGAATATGTACGCAATGAAGTCGCTCGGCGTGAAATGGATCGTCGGTCCGACGGCCTCGGGGTCGCTCAAAGCCGGCTATAAACCCGGCTCGATGGTCGTCTGCGACCAGTTCGTCGATCGCACGTCGGGACGCGTGGACACGTTCTACGACGGACCGCGTACGACGCACGTCAGCGTCGCCGATCCGTATTGCCCGACCCTGCGCCCGATTGCGATTTCGGCCCTGCGCTCGCTCGGTATCGAGACGCACGAGCGCGGAACCGTCGTCGTCATCCAAGGACCCCGCTTCTCGACGCGCGCGGAGTCGAAGTGGTTTCAAGACCAGGGTTGGGAAGTCATCAACATGACCCAATATCCCGAGTGCTACCTGGCACGCGAACTCGAAATGTGCTACGTCAACATTTCGCTCATCACCGATTACGACGTCGGACTCGAGGGCATGCCGCCGGTCTCGCACGTTGAAGTGATCGAGATCTTCAACAAGAACAACGCGCGCGTCAAAGAGGCAATCGGCACGATCGTTGCAGGCGTTCCGGTCGGCGCGGATTGCAGTTGCCGGCACGCGCTCGACACCGCGAGGTTATAG
- a CDS encoding Glu/Leu/Phe/Val dehydrogenase, producing the protein MSTAVREVSVFGDAIAYFNDAADLLELDGGMRRILTNPSRQIIFSIPFQRDTGEFEVYTGYRVQFSFARGPAKGGIRYHPGVTLDEVTALAFWMTWKCAVVDLPFGGGKGGVTCDPTQLSMNELERITRRYAAELVEVVGPDKDVPAPDVNTTPQVMAWFMDTYSMHVRQNVPGVVTGKPLEIGGSRGRTEATGRGVTICALDEMSEMGLKPEQSSVAIQGFGNVGKYAAKLFEERGCKVVGISDVTGAYYNEEGIYVNGAMEHAAKHGTLEGFKGGDKITNADLLTSKCDVLVPAALEKVFTPEIAANVQAKLIVEGANGPTTPEADRIFKERGIVVIPDIMANAGGVTVSYFEWAQDRAGYFWKESEVNERLEDFLLTNLHEIRTIANSRHATLRTAAYTLAIDRVVKALKLRGIYA; encoded by the coding sequence ATGAGTACCGCCGTTCGCGAAGTCTCGGTTTTCGGAGACGCCATCGCCTATTTCAACGATGCAGCCGACCTGCTCGAACTCGATGGTGGAATGCGCCGTATCCTGACCAACCCTTCGCGGCAGATCATTTTTTCAATCCCGTTCCAGCGCGACACCGGCGAGTTCGAAGTCTACACCGGCTATCGCGTACAGTTTAGTTTCGCGCGCGGTCCTGCGAAGGGCGGCATCCGTTACCATCCTGGTGTGACACTCGACGAAGTCACCGCGCTGGCGTTCTGGATGACGTGGAAATGTGCCGTCGTCGACCTTCCGTTCGGCGGTGGAAAAGGCGGGGTCACGTGCGACCCGACCCAGCTCTCGATGAACGAGCTCGAGCGCATCACGCGCCGTTATGCTGCCGAGCTGGTGGAAGTCGTCGGTCCGGACAAAGACGTCCCGGCGCCCGACGTCAACACGACGCCGCAAGTCATGGCGTGGTTCATGGATACGTATTCGATGCACGTGCGGCAGAACGTCCCCGGCGTCGTCACCGGCAAGCCGCTGGAGATTGGCGGATCGCGCGGGCGCACCGAAGCGACCGGACGCGGCGTGACGATCTGCGCGCTCGACGAGATGAGCGAAATGGGGCTAAAGCCCGAGCAGAGCAGCGTTGCGATTCAAGGTTTCGGCAACGTCGGAAAGTACGCGGCGAAGCTCTTCGAAGAACGCGGCTGTAAGGTCGTCGGCATATCAGACGTCACCGGCGCTTACTATAACGAAGAAGGCATCTACGTAAACGGTGCGATGGAGCACGCCGCCAAACACGGAACGCTCGAAGGCTTCAAGGGCGGCGACAAGATCACCAACGCCGACCTTTTGACCAGCAAGTGCGACGTGCTAGTGCCGGCGGCGCTCGAAAAGGTGTTCACGCCGGAGATCGCCGCCAACGTCCAAGCCAAACTCATCGTCGAGGGCGCCAACGGTCCCACGACGCCCGAAGCCGACCGCATCTTCAAGGAGCGCGGCATCGTCGTCATTCCGGACATCATGGCCAACGCCGGCGGCGTGACCGTTTCGTACTTCGAGTGGGCACAAGACCGCGCCGGCTACTTTTGGAAAGAATCCGAAGTCAACGAACGCCTCGAGGATTTCTTACTCACGAACCTCCACGAGATCCGTACGATCGCTAACTCGCGGCACGCTACGTTGCGTACTGCCGCGTACACGCTGGCGATCGATCGCGTGGTGAAGGCGCTTAAGCTGCGCGGAATATACGCTTAA
- the ychF gene encoding redox-regulated ATPase YchF: MALSCGIVGLPNVGKSTIFNALTRSAQALAANYPFATIEPNVGEVAVPDARLHVLQELVAGQRVVPATVRFVDIAGLVRGASSGQGLGNAFLSHIRETDAIAMVVRCFEDENVTHVETHPDPKRDVEIVNIELALADLATMQKRLQKIEREARVNPKLRESLGAAERLVASLEAGTPARTFPEGSVEAAVAAESFLLTAKPLLYVANVDEAQIGRPGPLAQALEAIGRVERSRVVVLSGKVEAELAGLSEEEAIEYRAELGLERSGLDELAATAYDRLGLMTFLTAGEKEVRAWTIHRGTKAPEAAGKIHGDIERGFIRAEIVSYDDYVKYRTMDALRSAGLVRSEGREYVMQEGDVVNFRFNV; the protein is encoded by the coding sequence ATGGCACTCTCATGCGGCATCGTCGGCTTGCCCAACGTCGGCAAGTCGACCATCTTCAACGCGCTCACGCGCTCCGCGCAGGCTCTCGCCGCAAACTATCCGTTTGCAACCATCGAGCCTAACGTTGGTGAGGTGGCGGTGCCCGATGCGCGTTTGCACGTGCTCCAGGAGCTCGTCGCAGGCCAGCGCGTCGTCCCTGCGACGGTGCGCTTCGTCGACATAGCAGGACTCGTGCGCGGCGCAAGCTCGGGCCAGGGGCTCGGAAACGCCTTTCTCAGTCATATTCGCGAAACCGACGCGATCGCGATGGTGGTGCGCTGCTTCGAAGACGAAAACGTCACGCACGTCGAGACGCATCCCGATCCCAAGCGCGACGTCGAGATCGTCAACATCGAGCTGGCACTTGCCGACCTTGCCACGATGCAGAAACGCCTTCAAAAGATCGAGCGCGAAGCGCGCGTGAACCCGAAGCTGCGCGAGAGCCTGGGCGCCGCGGAGCGGCTGGTCGCCTCGCTCGAGGCCGGCACCCCGGCGCGAACCTTTCCGGAAGGAAGCGTCGAGGCTGCGGTGGCCGCGGAGTCGTTCTTGCTGACCGCCAAGCCGTTGCTCTACGTCGCCAACGTCGACGAGGCGCAGATCGGGCGCCCCGGGCCGTTGGCGCAGGCGCTTGAGGCCATCGGCCGCGTGGAACGAAGCCGGGTCGTCGTACTCAGCGGCAAGGTGGAGGCCGAGCTGGCCGGACTGTCCGAGGAGGAGGCTATCGAGTACCGCGCCGAGCTGGGCCTCGAGCGCAGCGGCCTCGACGAGCTCGCGGCGACGGCGTACGATCGGCTGGGGCTCATGACGTTCCTGACCGCCGGCGAGAAAGAGGTCCGGGCCTGGACGATCCATCGCGGCACCAAGGCCCCCGAAGCGGCCGGTAAGATTCACGGCGACATCGAGCGCGGCTTCATTCGCGCCGAGATCGTGTCGTACGACGACTACGTCAAATATCGCACCATGGATGCCTTGCGCTCCGCCGGTCTGGTTCGGAGCGAGGGCCGGGAGTACGTGATGCAAGAGGGTGACGTCGTCAACTTCCGCTTCAACGTGTAG
- the tmk gene encoding dTMP kinase has protein sequence MFVTIEGIEGSGKSTLLAGLSERLRGRQLVVTREPGGTPLGDKIRSIFLDRAIAIDALTEAMLVNAARSAHVIDVIAPALAGGKLVLCDRFVDSTLAYQGYGRGLDLPMLRELCAIATAGLEPDVTLLLDLPVAVSRERTRARHPELDRMESEDDGFHERVRHGFLELARGSNRYLVLDATLDGATLIDRAAEAIA, from the coding sequence ATGTTCGTCACCATCGAGGGGATTGAGGGAAGCGGCAAGAGCACCCTGCTCGCCGGACTTTCCGAGCGGCTGCGCGGCCGGCAGCTCGTCGTCACCCGCGAGCCCGGCGGGACGCCCCTTGGCGACAAGATCCGCTCGATCTTCCTGGATCGCGCGATCGCCATCGACGCACTGACCGAAGCGATGCTCGTCAACGCCGCGCGATCCGCGCACGTGATCGACGTCATTGCCCCGGCATTGGCCGGCGGCAAGCTCGTTCTGTGCGATCGTTTCGTCGACTCCACGCTGGCGTACCAAGGCTACGGCCGCGGCTTGGATCTGCCGATGCTGCGCGAACTGTGCGCCATCGCGACCGCCGGTCTCGAGCCCGACGTCACGCTATTGCTCGACTTGCCCGTGGCGGTATCGCGCGAGCGAACGCGAGCGCGGCATCCCGAACTCGACCGCATGGAATCTGAGGATGACGGATTTCACGAGCGCGTGCGGCACGGTTTCTTAGAGCTGGCGCGCGGGTCGAATCGTTATCTGGTCCTCGACGCTACCCTGGACGGCGCGACCTTGATCGATCGCGCCGCCGAGGCCATTGCATGA
- a CDS encoding GNAT family N-acetyltransferase, with the protein MNHSLQTERLDLRLVQMGDAQNIFQLHQDPEVAQSVYFQPADVGKVSTLLYLRKILFVRGQAVLWVLLDRSGAFVGFVDLPMDKDKAKGEVHFIIAKPYRNRGYLTEALKAVFAFAKESLGLQQIEGCCFVENDRAAHVFEKLGFQYLGIVPKTPENEHDLKTYILDL; encoded by the coding sequence ATGAACCATTCCCTGCAAACGGAACGGCTAGACTTACGCCTTGTTCAAATGGGGGATGCTCAAAATATTTTTCAGTTGCATCAGGACCCTGAGGTCGCACAATCCGTCTACTTCCAACCGGCTGACGTTGGTAAGGTCAGCACACTTCTTTACTTACGCAAGATTCTATTTGTCAGAGGGCAAGCTGTTCTTTGGGTGCTCCTAGACCGGAGCGGAGCATTTGTTGGATTCGTTGATCTTCCGATGGATAAAGACAAGGCGAAGGGCGAGGTTCATTTCATCATCGCTAAGCCGTATCGGAATCGCGGTTACCTTACCGAAGCCTTGAAGGCGGTGTTTGCTTTTGCCAAGGAATCTCTCGGCCTTCAGCAGATTGAAGGCTGTTGCTTCGTTGAAAATGATCGCGCAGCCCACGTCTTTGAAAAACTTGGCTTCCAATACCTCGGCATCGTTCCAAAAACACCTGAAAACGAGCACGATCTCAAAACGTACATTTTGGACCTCTGA
- a CDS encoding gamma-glutamyltransferase, with the protein MTAFRPDVDDASLIRDQGTTSVVRNQRAVCSSDNAAVTNAMLRVLRDGGNAVDAAITGCLMQGTVEPFMTNHAGLVTALVYEAKTGTVYALDSQGTMPHDLPPFKPIVGINNAFASPGHEPSACIPGFMPGLKALYERFGSKPWASLVEESIYWAEEGHYISTFEHTATMYGWELYTYFPEGRALFAPDGFARPVGSRFRNPELAQTLRRLAQEGPDDFITGRWAQRFVERANAMGWKIEAHHMTDVPPRWSDPVRYPHGGYDIVQLPLPQRTGVFCALVLGMLDFIDGAYDAADSAEAVYAMAHALRIAAQQCGFVNDPLIFETPLDVWLDRSFHAHLGNIVNRSRPRVDLSGHVEKTWGSQKLAAAGVSMKEKQPVGSCELAVVDADGNWVQMMNTLQSGGIPGQVVDGVPMVGSHASFGNMSAWIDTWLAPGAKMRCVIGNTIAMKDGRPVFSLGTPGNPHWTVAQMLANIIDRKLEYVQAVEAPRMFGLGDDFSLTIESRLPASTRTKLTAMGVRLQSENAYDFHMGSFQMAWREPDGSLGACADLRRVGVAGGFV; encoded by the coding sequence GTGACGGCGTTCCGACCCGACGTCGACGACGCGTCCTTGATTCGCGATCAAGGTACGACGTCGGTCGTGCGCAACCAGCGCGCCGTGTGCAGCAGCGATAACGCTGCCGTAACCAACGCCATGCTGCGGGTTTTGCGCGACGGCGGCAACGCCGTCGATGCCGCCATCACGGGCTGCTTGATGCAGGGGACGGTCGAGCCGTTCATGACCAACCATGCGGGATTGGTTACGGCGCTCGTTTACGAAGCGAAAACCGGAACGGTTTACGCGCTCGACTCGCAGGGCACGATGCCGCACGACCTTCCGCCGTTCAAGCCGATCGTCGGCATCAACAACGCCTTCGCGTCGCCGGGCCACGAGCCGTCCGCGTGCATTCCGGGATTTATGCCGGGGCTCAAGGCACTCTACGAGCGATTCGGCTCCAAACCGTGGGCGTCGCTCGTCGAGGAATCGATTTATTGGGCCGAGGAGGGCCACTACATCTCGACCTTTGAGCACACCGCGACCATGTACGGCTGGGAGCTGTACACGTATTTTCCCGAAGGACGCGCGCTCTTCGCGCCCGACGGTTTCGCGCGTCCGGTCGGCTCGCGCTTTCGCAATCCCGAGCTGGCGCAAACGCTGCGGCGCCTCGCGCAAGAAGGGCCCGACGATTTCATCACCGGCCGTTGGGCGCAGCGCTTCGTCGAACGCGCCAACGCGATGGGCTGGAAGATCGAAGCGCATCATATGACCGACGTGCCGCCGCGCTGGAGCGATCCGGTGCGATATCCGCACGGCGGATACGACATCGTTCAGCTGCCGCTTCCGCAGCGAACCGGCGTCTTCTGCGCGCTCGTCTTAGGAATGCTCGATTTCATCGACGGTGCGTACGACGCCGCCGATTCCGCCGAAGCCGTCTACGCGATGGCGCACGCGCTGCGCATCGCGGCGCAGCAGTGCGGTTTCGTCAACGATCCGCTGATCTTCGAGACGCCGCTCGACGTGTGGCTCGATCGCAGTTTCCACGCGCATCTCGGCAACATCGTCAATCGCAGCCGTCCGAGGGTCGATCTCAGCGGACACGTCGAAAAGACGTGGGGATCGCAAAAGCTCGCAGCCGCCGGAGTTTCGATGAAGGAGAAGCAGCCCGTAGGAAGCTGCGAACTCGCGGTGGTCGACGCGGACGGAAACTGGGTGCAGATGATGAACACGCTGCAGAGCGGCGGCATTCCGGGACAAGTCGTCGACGGCGTCCCGATGGTGGGCTCGCACGCGTCGTTCGGCAACATGTCGGCGTGGATCGACACGTGGCTGGCTCCCGGCGCAAAGATGCGCTGCGTGATCGGCAACACGATCGCGATGAAGGACGGACGCCCGGTCTTTTCGTTGGGAACGCCGGGAAATCCGCATTGGACGGTCGCACAGATGCTTGCGAATATCATCGATCGGAAGCTGGAGTACGTGCAGGCGGTGGAAGCGCCGCGGATGTTCGGGCTTGGCGACGACTTCTCGCTGACGATCGAGTCGCGTTTGCCCGCGTCGACGCGAACGAAGCTGACCGCAATGGGCGTCCGTCTGCAGTCCGAGAACGCCTACGATTTTCACATGGGATCGTTCCAAATGGCGTGGCGCGAGCCGGACGGATCGCTGGGGGCCTGCGCCGACTTGCGTCGCGTCGGTGTCGCCGGCGGCTTCGTTTGA
- a CDS encoding R3H domain-containing nucleic acid-binding protein — protein sequence MAVRATSVNPSWELSQLLDIFPLAIRQALVRLGNIEDIIEVVLDLGRPPEARFEHDFTYLTDTPVTHEDIAHVCSRISPFGADNRAGIEQTLHRISAIRNRTGKIVGLTCRVGRAVYGTIDILLDVLRGGKSICLLGRPGVGKTTMLRECARVLSEDRKRVVIVDTSNEIAGDSDIPHPGIGLARRMQVADPALQHAVMIEAVENHMPEVVVIDEIGTEAEAAAARTIAERGVTLIGTAHGQTLENLLMNPTLSDLVGGISAVTLSDEEARRRGTRKTVLERKAPPTFDVVIEIHDRDRLAIHKNTADVIDALLRGYQPQPEIRQRQPSGEVTVVQEADTESMPQLHDAYEHEHEADERERPISIFPYGVSRNKIERAIHNLRVNAAIARNWDEADVVLTLKTLERKQQPKLKQIAADNVPLYSIKTNTTTQIQSALRDVFNLGSIDQEEIGLREAEEAIYQVLLTNQAIELSPQTSYVRRMQHQLAERYRLQSRSTGLEPNRRVRIFKTSESAAAT from the coding sequence TTGGCGGTCAGAGCCACATCCGTTAACCCGAGTTGGGAACTCTCCCAACTCCTGGACATCTTCCCCCTCGCAATCCGGCAAGCGCTCGTCCGTCTCGGCAACATCGAAGATATCATCGAAGTCGTACTCGACCTTGGGCGTCCGCCCGAGGCCCGTTTCGAGCATGACTTTACGTATCTCACCGACACGCCGGTGACGCACGAAGACATCGCACACGTCTGCTCGCGCATCTCGCCGTTTGGTGCGGATAACCGCGCGGGCATCGAGCAAACGCTTCACCGTATCAGCGCGATTCGCAATCGCACCGGTAAGATCGTGGGCTTGACGTGTCGCGTCGGCCGGGCCGTTTACGGAACGATCGACATTCTGCTCGACGTACTGCGCGGCGGCAAGTCGATCTGTCTGCTCGGACGTCCGGGCGTCGGCAAAACGACCATGCTGCGCGAGTGTGCGCGCGTGCTTTCCGAAGATCGCAAACGCGTGGTCATCGTCGATACGTCCAACGAGATTGCCGGCGACAGCGATATTCCGCATCCGGGTATCGGCTTGGCGCGACGCATGCAGGTCGCCGATCCGGCGCTGCAGCACGCGGTCATGATCGAAGCGGTCGAAAACCACATGCCCGAGGTCGTCGTCATCGACGAAATCGGCACCGAGGCCGAAGCCGCAGCCGCCCGTACCATCGCCGAACGCGGCGTCACGCTCATCGGCACGGCGCACGGCCAGACCTTGGAAAACCTGCTGATGAACCCGACCCTCTCGGACCTGGTCGGCGGCATCAGCGCGGTCACGCTCTCGGACGAAGAAGCGCGTCGCCGCGGCACCCGCAAGACGGTGCTCGAGCGAAAAGCGCCGCCAACGTTCGACGTCGTGATCGAAATTCACGATCGCGACCGGCTGGCGATCCACAAGAACACCGCGGATGTGATCGACGCGCTGCTGCGGGGGTACCAGCCGCAGCCCGAGATCCGTCAGCGCCAGCCCAGCGGCGAAGTCACGGTCGTTCAGGAAGCCGACACCGAGTCGATGCCGCAGCTTCACGACGCCTACGAGCACGAACACGAAGCCGACGAGCGCGAACGGCCGATCTCGATCTTCCCGTACGGCGTCTCCCGCAACAAGATCGAGCGGGCGATACACAATCTGCGCGTCAACGCGGCGATCGCCCGGAACTGGGACGAAGCCGACGTCGTCTTGACGCTCAAGACGCTCGAGCGCAAGCAGCAGCCCAAGCTCAAGCAGATCGCCGCCGACAACGTTCCGCTGTACTCGATCAAGACGAACACCACGACCCAGATTCAATCCGCACTTCGCGACGTCTTCAACCTCGGCTCGATCGATCAGGAAGAGATCGGTCTGCGCGAGGCGGAGGAGGCGATCTACCAAGTGCTGCTGACGAATCAGGCGATCGAGCTGTCGCCGCAGACGTCGTACGTACGGCGAATGCAGCACCAGTTAGCCGAGCGGTATCGTCTGCAATCGCGCAGCACGGGACTCGAGCCCAACCGTCGCGTGCGGATCTTCAAGACGTCGGAGAGCGCGGCAGCTACCTAA
- a CDS encoding nucleotidyltransferase: MAIPEKQLETWANVGAEKAAESTYASIKAATDAAKSTALKEFSYDVYLQGSYRNSTSIYGDMDVDVVVEATDFFYKDVDDLTESQKAEFERQFPGSPSHSFNDFRSAVERTLTDYYGSSLITLRNKCIQVTGKSGRLDADVVPCVRYRDFRKDESARLPTPKEGITFWTRNAARQVINYPRQHYDNGVVMNKNTSYRFKPTVRIFKNLRNHCSANNLIADGVAPSYFVSCLIYNAPTDLFKPRHEDTVVAVLKWMNGLTDEQWGKLVAQCGLLWLCRDKPDYWPIANAKAFKTAAIKAWNDWGK; this comes from the coding sequence ATGGCAATTCCCGAAAAGCAGTTGGAAACGTGGGCGAACGTCGGCGCTGAGAAAGCCGCCGAAAGCACTTACGCGTCGATCAAAGCGGCAACCGACGCGGCAAAATCGACGGCGCTCAAAGAGTTTTCTTACGACGTATATCTGCAAGGGTCGTATCGTAACTCAACGAGCATTTACGGTGACATGGACGTAGATGTTGTCGTCGAGGCAACGGACTTTTTCTATAAAGACGTTGACGACCTCACGGAGTCTCAAAAGGCTGAGTTTGAACGTCAGTTTCCCGGGTCGCCTTCGCATTCGTTCAACGACTTTCGCAGCGCCGTAGAACGGACTCTAACGGACTACTACGGGTCAAGCCTCATAACATTGCGAAATAAGTGCATCCAGGTAACTGGAAAATCTGGTCGCCTTGATGCTGATGTAGTGCCCTGCGTTCGATATCGTGATTTCCGAAAGGATGAGTCAGCGCGTCTTCCGACGCCAAAGGAAGGCATCACGTTTTGGACTCGTAATGCCGCCCGTCAAGTTATCAACTACCCCAGGCAGCACTACGATAATGGGGTCGTAATGAACAAGAACACTAGTTATCGTTTTAAACCAACCGTCCGCATTTTCAAGAATCTTCGTAATCACTGCTCCGCCAATAATCTTATTGCAGATGGCGTTGCTCCGTCGTATTTTGTTTCGTGCCTGATCTACAACGCACCGACCGATTTATTCAAACCCCGGCACGAGGATACGGTCGTAGCAGTTCTCAAATGGATGAATGGATTGACGGACGAGCAATGGGGCAAACTCGTTGCACAATGTGGGCTTCTCTGGCTCTGTCGCGACAAGCCGGACTACTGGCCCATAGCCAACGCTAAGGCATTTAAGACGGCTGCCATCAAGGCGTGGAATGATTGGGGCAAATGA